A single region of the Triticum dicoccoides isolate Atlit2015 ecotype Zavitan chromosome 2B, WEW_v2.0, whole genome shotgun sequence genome encodes:
- the LOC119362718 gene encoding uncharacterized protein LOC119362718, with translation MSLARLGQALTRRLHRPLHLPPVPPTYHHAAVSRSLALIHANTSVRGFSSLTYNGGGLIAGKLGGPSPLHAVQVLELVVHLNHARQMSSGAVAPAPAGPTPSGAPVTPPSVSKGVPVGAKKVGLKVFMMSPGFVYEPYCVREPIPFWKRLFTRSGWTRTKEDVILEMKNAYAVSRLRKKTGYTKKQFYDQAFNIYKEVNKLMAQGDTSSLRKALTDSMHSTVKNEIKRRESKWKSVHLELVEPAVSIRTLRARMIGLDKNDLDKAFIQLTLEFVTKQRFEAYNSKGEVVSGDKSKEVLVKDIWVFERSLFHPGAYWRVCGRITL, from the exons ATGTCTCTGGCCCGCCTCGGCCAGGCGCTGACCCGACGCCTCCACCGGCCTCTCCACCTGCCTCCAGTGCCACCGAC ATACCACCATGCCGCCGTTTCTCGATCTTTAGCTCTGATCCACGCGAATACATCTGTAAGAG GTTTTTCAAGCTTAACATACAATGGCGGCGGCTTGATTGCTGGCAAGTTGGGAGGGCCGTCGCCTCTCCACGCTGTGCAG GTTCTTGAGCTTGTAGTTCACCTAAATCATGCAAGACAAATGTCATCAGGAGCTGTGGCACCGGCACCGGCAGGGCCAACGCCATCAGGAGCACCGGTGACGCCACCGTCGGTGTCCAAAGGCGTTCCTGTCGGTGCTAAAAAG GTTGGTTTGAAAGTTTTCATGATGAGCCCTGGTTTTGTTTATGAGCCATACTGTGTCCGGGAACCTATCCCGTTTTGGAAAAG ATTGTTTACACGAAGTGGCTGGACTAGAACAAAGGAGGATGTTATTCTGGAG ATGAAGAATGCATATGCTGTGTCAAGGTTGAGGAAGAAAACCGGATATACCAAAAAACAATTCTACGATCAAGCGTTTAATATATACAAGGAG GTTAACAAGCTTATGGCACAAGGAGACACATCATCTCTCCGGAAAGCTCTGACGGATAGTATGCATTCT ACCGTTAAAAATGAAATAAAGAGAAGAGAATCTAAGTGGAAATCTGTACACTTGGAATTGGTGGAGCCTGCTGTAAGCATAAGAACTTTGAGGGCTCGTATG ATTGGTCTTGATAAGAATGACCTTGACAAAGCTTTCATACAGCTTACGCTTGAGTTCGTCACTAAGCAG AGATTTGAAGCCTATAATTCAAAAGGAGAGGTTGTGTCAGGGGACAAGTCAAAGGAG GTACTGGTGAAAGACATATGGGTGTTTGAAAGATCCCTGTTTCACCCTGGAGCATACTGGCGTGTGTGTGGGCGGATCACGTTGTGA
- the LOC119362716 gene encoding calcium-binding protein 39-like yields the protein MSFFFRAASRPRSSQQDLVRSIKDSLLALDTKTGAKALEDVEKNIFTLRQTLSGDGEVEPNQDHVLQIALEICKEGVLSLFVQNLPSLGWEGRKDLAHCWCILLRQKVDESHCCVQYIENHVDLLDFLVVCYKNLEVALNCGNMLRECIKYPSLAKYILESNSFELFFQYVELPNFDIASDALNTFKDLLTRHEDAVSEFLISHYEQFFELYKRLLTSDNYVTRRQSVKFLSEFLLEAPNAQIMKRYILEVRYLNIMMGLLKDSSKNIRICSFHIFKVFVANPNKPRDIIQVLVDNHKELLKLLHALPASKGEDEQLDEERDLIIKEIEKLVRLSL from the exons GCGTTCGTCGCAGCAGGACCTCGTGCGCTCCATCAAGGACTCCCTCCTCGCGCTCGACACCAAGACCGGCGCCAAG GCCCTCGAAGATGTTGAGAAAAACATATTTACATTGAGGCAGACACTTTCTGGTGATGGAGAAGTTGAACCAAACCAGGATCATGTCTTACAGATAGCCCTTGAAATTTGCAAGGAGGGTGTCCTTTCTCTTTTTGTTCAGAACCTACCTTCGCTGGGTTGGGAG GGTAGAAAGGATCTTGCCCACTGCTGGTGCATTTTGTTAAGGCAGAAGGTTGATGAAAGTCACTGCTGCGTGCAGTATATCGAAAATCATGTTGATCTTCTAGATTTCCTTGTTGTATG CTACAAGAACTTGGAAGTCGCATTGAACTGTGGAAACATGTTGCGAGAATGCATAAAATATCCCTCACTTGCAAA ATATATATTGGAGTCAAATAGCTTCGAGTTGTTTTTCCAGTATGTTGAATTGCCAAACTTTGATATTGCTTCTGATGCTCTGAATACCTTCAAG GATTTGCTCACTAGACATGAAGATGCAGTCTCCGAGTTTCTCATTTCCCATTATGAACAG TTCTTTGAACTCTACAAAAGGCTTTTAACTTCAGATAATTATGTGACAAGAAGACAATCAGTGAAG TTTCTTTCAGAATTTCTGTTGGAGGCCCCAAATGCTCAGATAATGAAGCGGTACATTTTGGAAGTTCGTTACTTGAACATTATGATGGGCCTACTAAAG GATTCAAGCAAAAATATCAGGATATGTTCCTTTCACATTTTTAAG GTATTTGTTGCCAATCCAAACAAGCCTCGTGATATAATTCAAGTTTTGGTAGACAACCACAAAGAATTATTGAAGTTACTCCATGCTCTTCCTGCAAGCAAAG GTGAAGATGAACAACTTGACGAGGAGCGAGACTTAATTATCAAGGAAATCGAGAAGCTCGTGCGCTTGTCATTATAG
- the LOC119362717 gene encoding 39S ribosomal protein L45, mitochondrial-like, with protein sequence MSLARLGQSLARRLHRPLHLPPPPPPDHYATVSRSFAPIHANTCARGFATLTYNYNGGGVISGKFGGPSHVHAAQVLELVVHLNHARPMSSGAGAAPKPPSLSEGVSFGGYKVALKADMPSPGFVFEPYRVPEPIPLWKRLFTPSGWSRTKEDAILQFMNAFTVSRLRKKIGYNKKQFQEQAFNIYKEVNKLIARGDIPSLQKALTDDMHSTVKNEIRKRQSKWKSVHWELVEPAVSIRTLRARMISLDKNDLNKAYVQLTLEFITKQKFEAYNTKREVVSGDKSKEVLVKDIWVFERSLFHPGAYWRVCARITL encoded by the exons ATGTCTCTGGCCCGCCTCGGCCAGTCGCTGGCCCGCCGCCTCCACCGGCCTCTCCAcctgcctccaccgccgccgcc AGATCACTATGCCACCGTTTCCCGGTCTTTCGCTCCGATCCACGCGAACACATGTGCAAGAG GCTTCGCAACCTTAACGTACAATTACAATGGCGGGGGCGTGATATCTGGCAAGTTTGGAGGGCCGTCGCATGTCCACGCCGCGCAG GTTCTAGAGCTTGTAGTCCACCTAAATCATGCAAGACCAATGTCGTCAGGAGCAGGAGCAGCCCCAAAACCACCATCCCTGTCCGAAGGCGTTTCTTTTGGTGGTTACAAG GTTGCTTTGAAAGCTGACATGCCGAGCCCTGGTTTTGTCTTTGAGCCATACCGTGTCCCGGAACCTATCCCACTTTGGAAAAG ATTGTTTACACCAAGTGGCTGGAGTAGAACAAAGGAGGATGCTATTCTGCAG TTCATGAATGCATTTACTGTGTCAAGGTTGAGGAAGAAAATCGGATATAACAAAAAACAGTTCCAGGAGCAAGCGTTTAATATATACAAGGAG GTTAACAAGCTTATTGCACGAGGAGACATACCATCTCTCCAGAAAGCTCTGACAGATGATATGCATTCT ACTGTCAAAAATGAAATAAGGAAAAGACAATCCAAGTGGAAATCTGTACACTGGGAATTGGTGGAGCCTGCTGTAAGCATAAGAACTTTGAGGGCTCGTATG ATTAGTCTTGATAAGAATGACCTTAATAAAGCTTACGTACAGCTTACGCTTGAGTTCATCACTAAGCAG AAATTTGAAGCCTATAATACAAAAAGAGAGGTTGTGTCAGGAGACAAGTCAAAGGAG GTGCTGGTGAAAGACATATGGGTGTTTGAAAGATCCCTTTTCCACCCTGGAGCATACTGGCGCGTGTGTGCGCGAATCACGCTGTAA
- the LOC119362715 gene encoding cytochrome P450 734A5-like, whose amino-acid sequence MWPSSWFWSWPWGWGAAVLVGAACLCAHAAAEALWLRPRRLERHFARQGVRGPGYSFFVGSSIELVRLMLDASSRPMAPPDSHDVLPRVLAFYHHWRKLYGPKHLIWFGTKARLTISAPELVREVLLTRAEHFDRYEAHPLICQFEGYGLGNLRGDHWARHRRVLSPAFHTENLKPLVPFIAATMRRMLDELAAKAVGNGAGGEAEVDVAEWFQRVPQEVITFATFGRRNYEDGRVVFELQDELAGLAADAHSKVYIPGYRFLPLRRNLRVWHLVREIRKGLAAFIANLPKDGHGDEQRRDGMRDLMSFMTPAMTTEEIIEESKNFFFAGKETLVSLLTWATVALAMHPEWQDRARQEVLDVVGRDDLPTKDHLPKLKTVGMIVNETLRLYPPAVAMIRTANRDVELGGCVVPAGTELLIPILAVHHDEEHWGADAAEFNPARFGDDRRPRHQMAFMPFGGGERVCIGQNLALIEAKVALAVVLQRFAFRLSPAYVHAPRVLMILNPQYGAPVIFRPL is encoded by the exons ATGTGGCCGTCGTCCTGGTTCTGGTCGTGGCCGTGGGGGTGGGGCGCCGCCGTGCTGGTGGGCGCGGCGTGCCTGTGCGCGCACGCGGCGGCGGAGGCGCTGTGGCTGCGGCCCCGGCGCCTGGAGCGGCACTTCGCCCGGCAGGGCGTGCGCGGCCCCGGGTACAGCTTCTTCGTGGGCAGCTCCATCGAGCTGGTGAGGCTGATGCTGGACGCGTCGTCCCGCCCCATGGCGCCGCCGGACTCCCACGACGTCCTCCCCCGGGTCCTCGCCTTCTACCACCATTGGAGGAAGCTCTACG GTCCGAAGCATCTGATCTGGTTCGGGACCAAGGCGAGGCTGACGATCAGCGCGCCGGAGCTGGTCCGGGAGGTGCTGCTGACGCGGGCGGAGCACTTCGACAGGTACGAGGCGCACCCGCTCATCTGCCAGTTCGAGGGCTACGGCCTCGGCAACCTCCGGGGCGACCACTGGGCGCGCCACCGCCGCGTCCTCTCCCCGGCGTTCCACACCGAGAACCTCAAGCCGCTCGTGCCCTTCATCGCCGCCACCATGCGCCGGATGCTCGACGAGCTGGCGGCGAAGGCCGTCGGCAAtggcgccggcggcgaggcggaggtggACGTGGCCGAGTGGTTCCAGCGCGTGCCGCAGGAGGTCATCACCTTCGCCACCTTCGGGCGCCGGAACTACGAGGACGGCAGGGTAGTGTTCGAGCTCCAGGACGAGCTCGCCGGCCTCGCCGCCGACGCGCACAGCAAGGTGTACATCCCCGGGTACCGCTTCCTGCCGCTGAGGAGGAACCTGCGCGTGTGGCACCTGGTCAGGGAGATCAGGAAGGGCCTGGCCGCCTTCATCGCCAACCTGCCCAAGGACGGTCACGGCGACGAGCAGCGGCGGGACGGCATGAGGGACCTGATGAGCTTCATGACGCCGGCCATGACGACGGAGGAGATCATCGAGGAGAGCAAGAACTTCTTCTTCGCCGGGAAGGAGACGCTCGTCAGCCTCCTCACCTGGGCCACCGTCGCCCTCGCCATGCACCCGGAGTGGCAGGACCGCGCCCGCCAGGAGGTCCTCGACGTCGTCGGCCGCGACGACCTCCCCACCAAAGACCACCTCCCCAAGCTCAAAACC GTGGGGATGATCGTGAACGAGACGCTGAGGCTGTACCCGCCGGCGGTGGCGATGATCCGGACGGCGAACCGGGACGTGGAGCTGGGCGGGTGCGTGGTGCCGGCGGGCACGGAGCTCCTCATCCCGATCCTGGCGGTGCACCACGACGAGGAGCACTGGGGCGCCGACGCGGCAGAGTTCAACCCGGCGCGCTTCGGCGACGACCGGCGGCCGCGGCACCAGATGGCGTTCATGCCgttcggcggcggcgagcgggtgtGCATCGGGCAGAACCTGGCGCTGATCGAGGCCAAGGTGGCGCTGGCCGTCGTGCTGCAGCGGTTCGCCTTCCGCCTGTCGCCGGCGTACGTGCACGCGCCCAGGGTGCTCATGATACTCAACCCGCAGTACGGCGCGCCGGTCATCTTCCGGCCGCTGTGA